A portion of the Candidatus Sulfotelmatobacter sp. genome contains these proteins:
- a CDS encoding electron transfer flavoprotein subunit alpha/FixB family protein, producing MSVLTFIEQRDGAIRPVSREALGEATRMAATLGGPVVGVCAAAADPGLASLGEFGAERVLLAARPEFARADAAGYASAVCAAVEQLKPALVLLPASALGKDLAPRVAARLGVGLASDCTGLAIENGRLIASRPVFAGKAIQRVGFTATPAVATLRPKLFAPVSKPGVAAAVEALSFSYDSSASRARVREVAAASGGKVDLTESEIIVSGGRGLKGPENFQLVEQLAAALGATVGASRAVVDAGWRPHSDQVGQTGKTVSPKLYVAVGISGAVQHLAGMSSSRCIVAINKDPEAPIFKIADFGIVGDLFEVVPALTEAVRQLNSHS from the coding sequence GTGAGCGTCCTCACCTTCATCGAGCAGCGCGACGGCGCGATTCGCCCGGTCTCGCGCGAGGCGCTGGGCGAAGCGACGCGCATGGCCGCGACCCTGGGCGGGCCGGTGGTGGGCGTCTGCGCGGCGGCCGCCGACCCGGGACTCGCCTCGCTCGGCGAGTTCGGCGCCGAGCGCGTACTGCTGGCGGCGCGTCCCGAGTTCGCCCGAGCCGACGCGGCCGGGTACGCGAGCGCCGTCTGCGCCGCGGTCGAACAGCTGAAGCCCGCGCTAGTGCTGCTGCCGGCCTCGGCGCTGGGCAAGGATCTGGCGCCGCGCGTGGCGGCGCGGCTCGGAGTGGGGCTCGCCTCCGATTGCACCGGGCTCGCGATCGAGAACGGGCGCCTGATCGCGTCGCGCCCGGTGTTCGCGGGCAAGGCGATCCAGCGAGTCGGCTTCACCGCGACGCCGGCCGTGGCGACGCTCCGGCCCAAGCTGTTCGCGCCGGTGTCGAAGCCCGGTGTCGCGGCAGCCGTGGAAGCGCTTTCGTTCTCGTATGACTCGAGCGCGAGCCGCGCGCGTGTGCGAGAGGTGGCCGCGGCGAGCGGCGGCAAGGTGGATCTGACCGAGTCCGAGATCATCGTCTCCGGGGGGCGAGGGCTCAAGGGCCCCGAGAACTTTCAGCTCGTGGAGCAGCTGGCCGCGGCGCTCGGCGCGACGGTCGGCGCCTCGCGCGCGGTGGTGGATGCCGGCTGGCGGCCGCACTCCGATCAGGTCGGGCAGACCGGGAAGACCGTCTCGCCCAAGCTCTACGTGGCGGTCGGGATTTCCGGTGCCGTCCAGCACCTCGCCGGAATGTCGTCCTCACGCTGCATCGTCGCGATCAACAAGGATCCGGAGGCGCCCATCTTCAAGATCGCGGACTTCGGTATCGTCGGAGATCTGTTCGAGGTGGTGCCGGCTCTGACCGAGGCCGTCAGGCAATTGAACTCGCATTCCTGA
- the ndhC gene encoding NADH-quinone oxidoreductase subunit A codes for MRPYLPVLMFLVVAFAFAASTIAASTFIVPRRRNSVKQSPYECGVEPVGNARARFTVKFYLVAVLFILFDIEAVFLYPWAVAFRQLGLYGLVEMLLFIFVLLVGYLYLLKKRALDWN; via the coding sequence ATGAGGCCTTACCTTCCCGTCCTGATGTTCCTGGTGGTGGCGTTCGCCTTCGCGGCGAGCACGATTGCCGCCTCCACGTTCATCGTTCCCCGACGCCGGAACTCGGTGAAGCAATCCCCTTACGAGTGCGGGGTCGAGCCGGTCGGAAACGCGCGGGCCCGCTTCACCGTGAAGTTCTACCTGGTGGCGGTGCTGTTCATCCTGTTCGACATCGAGGCCGTGTTCCTCTACCCGTGGGCGGTCGCGTTCCGGCAGCTCGGGCTCTACGGGCTGGTGGAGATGCTGCTCTTCATCTTCGTATTGCTGGTGGGCTACCTCTACCTTCTTAAGAAGCGCGCCCTGGATTGGAACTGA
- a CDS encoding XRE family transcriptional regulator, which translates to MAKTRKPASRRPKITARPAEPRSARSPAAIVETEELGRRIRKLRMDRRMTLKQVERAAGLSATHLSEIERGRTSPTIGALVRIARALEKDTSYFIERDERSDVAHLSRDHAARLQPAPGVEASVLTPGIPGSRLFAYRLVLKPGPGRSGELALPAEEVEGEALYMVRSGVLASRFGDSEVTLNPGDGVQACTVMPHRLRPATSEPVELLALFTRSLEGGP; encoded by the coding sequence ATGGCCAAGACCCGTAAGCCCGCTTCCCGCCGCCCCAAGATCACAGCCCGTCCTGCGGAGCCGCGTTCCGCCCGCTCGCCGGCCGCGATCGTCGAAACCGAAGAGCTCGGCCGCCGCATCCGCAAGCTGCGCATGGACCGGCGCATGACCCTCAAGCAGGTCGAACGCGCCGCCGGACTCTCCGCCACCCATCTCTCCGAGATCGAGCGCGGCCGCACCTCGCCGACCATTGGCGCACTGGTGCGCATCGCCCGCGCGCTCGAGAAGGACACGTCGTACTTCATCGAGAGGGACGAGCGCAGCGACGTCGCGCATCTCTCCCGCGACCACGCCGCCCGACTCCAGCCCGCGCCCGGCGTCGAGGCCAGCGTGCTGACCCCCGGAATCCCGGGCAGCCGCCTGTTCGCCTACCGGCTGGTGCTGAAACCCGGCCCCGGTCGCTCCGGCGAGCTCGCGCTGCCGGCCGAGGAAGTCGAGGGCGAGGCGCTCTACATGGTGCGCAGCGGCGTGCTGGCCTCGCGCTTCGGAGATTCCGAGGTCACGTTGAACCCGGGCGACGGTGTCCAGGCCTGCACGGTGATGCCCCATCGCCTGCGGCCCGCCACCAGCGAACCCGTCGAACTCCTTGCGCTCTTCACGCGCTCACTCGAGGGCGGCCCCTAG
- a CDS encoding NADH-quinone oxidoreductase subunit B family protein, whose product MTDRKPSNPLRILSPAEPAAPPVPERVLPATPEDALREEVEKGLLFTTAENMVAWAVNNARANAIWPLGFGLACCAIEMMAIVGPRFDISRFGAEVFRASPRQADLMIVAGRVSVKMAPVVRQLYDQMPDPKWVIAMGACSSCGGVFNNYAIVQGVDKVVPVDVYVPGCPPRPEALIHGIMKLQEKILASKPELGPFVPRKKKGAA is encoded by the coding sequence ATGACCGATCGCAAGCCATCCAACCCGCTCCGCATCCTGAGCCCGGCCGAGCCCGCCGCCCCACCCGTTCCCGAGCGGGTCCTGCCCGCGACTCCGGAAGACGCGCTTCGCGAGGAAGTGGAAAAGGGTCTGCTGTTCACCACCGCCGAGAACATGGTGGCGTGGGCGGTGAACAACGCGCGCGCCAATGCCATCTGGCCGCTGGGCTTCGGGCTCGCCTGCTGCGCGATCGAAATGATGGCGATCGTCGGGCCGCGATTCGACATCTCGCGTTTCGGCGCCGAAGTGTTCCGCGCGTCTCCGCGCCAGGCGGATCTCATGATCGTCGCCGGCCGCGTGAGCGTGAAGATGGCGCCGGTGGTGCGGCAACTCTATGACCAGATGCCCGATCCCAAGTGGGTCATCGCGATGGGTGCATGCTCGTCGTGCGGCGGCGTGTTCAACAACTATGCGATCGTTCAGGGCGTGGACAAGGTCGTGCCGGTCGACGTCTACGTGCCCGGCTGCCCGCCGCGTCCCGAGGCGCTGATCCACGGAATCATGAAGCTGCAGGAGAAGATCCTCGCTTCGAAGCCCGAGCTCGGGCCGTTCGTGCCGCGGAAGAAGAAGGGCGCCGCGTGA
- the lysA gene encoding diaminopimelate decarboxylase, whose translation MSAPLEFGGVPLAGVIDALREVEPRADACWIYDLDAFAARVRRFQRAFAPLSATVALALKANSLPALLESARDLGLGAEAGSIGELELSRRLGFDPARTILNGNGRSAEEAEWAARHGLHSVNADHVGELDLLEREASRSSARVRVALRVNPSIEAGGHPYVATGGDDAKFGIAPGEALEAWTARERWPHLRLDGMHLHIGSQLQDAGPLQRGAEAALRLTDESARRGAALGFVNLGGGFGVDYSGSGAEFPLEGYAEWLTGRARGRSLEWLLEPGRWLTAPIGALLAEVRAVKRRDGQRFVVLAAGMNDLLRPALYGARHRIVPIAPRAGADTPAVVVGPVCESADVFASGIELPPLEAGDRVAILDAGAYGAAMSSNYNGRGRLAELTAAGGELTRVRAGEGPDALLARRTADRLEPGKRGARTTE comes from the coding sequence GTGAGCGCGCCGCTCGAATTCGGCGGCGTGCCGCTGGCCGGCGTGATCGACGCGTTGCGCGAGGTCGAGCCGCGCGCCGACGCCTGCTGGATCTACGACCTCGACGCGTTCGCCGCGCGTGTACGCCGGTTTCAGCGCGCCTTCGCCCCGCTGAGTGCGACCGTGGCGCTCGCGCTCAAGGCCAATTCGCTGCCGGCGCTGCTCGAGTCGGCACGCGACCTCGGGCTCGGAGCGGAAGCCGGCTCGATCGGCGAGCTCGAACTCTCGCGCCGGCTCGGGTTCGATCCCGCCCGCACCATCCTCAACGGGAACGGTCGCAGTGCCGAGGAGGCGGAGTGGGCGGCCCGGCACGGGCTCCACTCGGTCAACGCCGATCACGTCGGCGAGCTCGATTTGCTCGAGCGCGAGGCCTCGCGCTCGAGCGCGCGCGTGCGCGTGGCGCTGCGCGTCAATCCGTCGATCGAGGCCGGCGGTCATCCCTACGTGGCGACCGGCGGCGACGACGCGAAGTTCGGCATCGCACCCGGCGAGGCGCTCGAGGCCTGGACGGCGCGCGAGCGCTGGCCGCACCTGCGCCTGGACGGGATGCACCTCCACATCGGCTCGCAGCTCCAGGACGCGGGTCCGCTTCAGCGCGGCGCCGAAGCCGCGCTTCGGCTGACGGATGAATCGGCCCGGCGTGGCGCGGCGCTCGGCTTCGTGAACCTCGGCGGCGGCTTCGGCGTGGACTACTCGGGCAGCGGCGCCGAGTTCCCGCTCGAAGGTTACGCCGAGTGGCTCACCGGGCGTGCTCGAGGGCGCTCCCTCGAGTGGCTCCTCGAGCCGGGGCGCTGGCTCACCGCGCCGATCGGTGCGCTGCTCGCCGAGGTGCGCGCGGTGAAGCGGCGTGACGGCCAGCGCTTCGTCGTGCTTGCCGCCGGCATGAACGACCTGCTGCGCCCGGCGCTCTACGGAGCGCGTCACCGCATCGTGCCGATCGCGCCGCGCGCCGGGGCGGACACGCCCGCGGTGGTCGTGGGACCGGTGTGCGAGAGCGCCGATGTGTTCGCGAGCGGCATCGAACTCCCGCCGCTCGAAGCCGGCGACCGCGTCGCGATCCTCGATGCCGGCGCCTACGGCGCCGCGATGTCGTCGAACTACAACGGGCGCGGCCGGCTCGCCGAGCTCACCGCGGCGGGCGGAGAACTCACGCGGGTGCGTGCGGGCGAGGGGCCCGACGCACTGCTCGCGCGTCGGACCGCCGATCGGCTGGAGCCGGGAAAGAGAGGAGCGCGGACTACAGAGTGA
- the nuoD gene encoding NADH dehydrogenase (quinone) subunit D translates to MRTETMTLNMGPQHPSTHGVLRVALELDGETVVRAKPIIGYLHTGMEKQAEYKTYTQSIPQTDRMDYLAPMSNNLAFCLAVEKLLGIEAPPRAQAIRVLLTELTRISAHCVWLGTHALDIGAMTVFFYCFREREKVLSLYDHVCGARMTASYFRVGGLAMDIPEGFLDRCQKFVDEMPAHTDEYESLLTRNPIWLARTEGVAPLSRHDAIALGATGPTLRGSGVDWDLRKQEPYCAYDSYDFDVPVGKNGDAYDRYQVRVREIREATRIAGQAIARIRSMGEKGEYRLRDYKYVLPPKEEVKTSMEALIHHFKIVAHGFFPPVGEAYRAIEAPKGELGFYFVSDGTPRPWRMKVRSPSFVNLQTLPTMIEGRLVADVITAIGSLDIVLGEIDR, encoded by the coding sequence GTGCGCACTGAGACCATGACCCTCAACATGGGGCCGCAGCATCCCTCGACGCACGGGGTTCTGCGCGTGGCGCTCGAGCTCGACGGCGAAACCGTGGTGCGAGCGAAGCCGATCATCGGCTACCTCCACACCGGCATGGAGAAGCAGGCCGAATACAAGACCTACACGCAGTCCATCCCGCAGACCGACCGGATGGACTATCTGGCACCGATGTCCAACAACCTGGCGTTCTGCCTGGCGGTCGAAAAGCTGCTCGGCATCGAGGCGCCGCCCCGTGCTCAGGCGATCCGCGTGCTGCTCACCGAGCTGACGCGGATCAGCGCGCACTGCGTGTGGCTGGGCACACACGCGCTCGACATCGGAGCGATGACGGTCTTCTTCTACTGCTTCCGCGAGCGCGAGAAGGTCCTGTCGCTCTACGACCACGTCTGCGGCGCGCGGATGACCGCCTCGTATTTCCGAGTTGGCGGTCTGGCGATGGACATTCCCGAAGGCTTTCTCGACCGCTGCCAGAAGTTCGTGGACGAGATGCCGGCGCACACCGACGAGTACGAATCGCTGCTCACGCGCAACCCGATCTGGCTGGCGCGCACCGAGGGCGTCGCGCCGCTTTCGCGCCACGACGCGATCGCGCTGGGAGCGACCGGGCCGACGCTGCGCGGCTCGGGCGTGGACTGGGACCTGCGCAAGCAGGAGCCCTACTGCGCCTACGACAGCTACGACTTCGACGTTCCAGTGGGGAAGAACGGCGACGCCTACGATCGCTACCAGGTACGGGTGCGCGAGATCCGCGAAGCGACCCGCATCGCCGGTCAGGCGATCGCGCGGATCCGCTCGATGGGAGAGAAGGGCGAGTACCGGCTGCGCGACTACAAGTACGTGCTGCCTCCCAAGGAGGAAGTGAAGACCTCGATGGAGGCGCTGATCCACCACTTCAAGATCGTCGCGCACGGGTTCTTCCCGCCGGTCGGCGAGGCCTATCGCGCGATCGAAGCCCCCAAGGGCGAGTTGGGTTTCTATTTCGTTTCCGACGGCACGCCGCGGCCATGGCGCATGAAGGTGCGGAGCCCGTCGTTCGTGAACCTGCAGACCCTGCCCACCATGATCGAGGGGCGGCTGGTGGCCGACGTGATCACGGCCATCGGCAGTCTCGACATCGTGCTCGGGGAGATCGACCGTTGA
- the nuoE gene encoding NADH-quinone oxidoreductase subunit NuoE, translated as MVVPIEEAPATLSPQARREVDEVLAHYPNPRSAILPVLWILQREHGWISPARLRLAASLVELPEPEVFGIATFYTMFNLKPIGRHHLQVCMTLSCSLMGSDRLFRHLQSKLGIGHGETTADGRFTLRRVECLAACGGAPCMQVNFDYHENLDEAKCDALLEKLK; from the coding sequence GTGGTGGTGCCGATCGAGGAAGCGCCGGCCACGCTCTCGCCGCAGGCGCGGCGCGAGGTCGACGAGGTGCTCGCCCACTATCCCAACCCGCGCTCGGCGATTCTGCCGGTGCTGTGGATCCTGCAGCGCGAGCACGGCTGGATCTCGCCGGCTCGGCTGCGGCTGGCGGCGAGCCTCGTCGAGCTGCCCGAGCCCGAGGTGTTCGGGATCGCCACCTTCTACACCATGTTCAACCTGAAGCCGATCGGACGTCATCACCTCCAGGTGTGCATGACGCTCTCCTGCTCGCTGATGGGCTCCGACCGTCTGTTCCGGCATCTGCAGAGCAAGCTCGGAATCGGTCACGGCGAGACCACCGCCGACGGCCGGTTCACGCTGCGTCGCGTCGAGTGCCTGGCGGCCTGTGGGGGCGCGCCGTGCATGCAGGTCAACTTCGACTACCACGAGAATCTCGACGAGGCGAAGTGCGACGCGTTGCTGGAGAAGCTCAAATGA
- a CDS encoding electron transfer flavoprotein subunit beta/FixA family protein, whose product MIQVVCVKQVADTDTRVKVAGDGKSLDPAGVTWILNPYDEFAVEQALQLRDATGGEVIAITVGGAGVSTMLRNVLAMGADRAVHLKADGAGSPLAVAEALAAEIRSLAADLVWFGKQAVDDDAAQVGPMVAEKLGVPCATGIARFELKERLATVEREIEGGREVIELTLPAALTTDKGLNTPRFASLKGIMAAKKKPIDEKPVTLSSGGLEVLSLALPPPRGAGRVVGQGAAAVPELIRALRQEAKVI is encoded by the coding sequence GTGATTCAGGTCGTGTGCGTGAAACAGGTCGCGGACACCGACACCCGCGTCAAGGTCGCCGGGGACGGCAAGAGCCTCGATCCCGCCGGTGTCACCTGGATCCTCAACCCTTACGACGAATTCGCGGTCGAGCAGGCCCTCCAGCTTCGCGACGCCACCGGCGGCGAAGTGATCGCGATCACGGTCGGCGGCGCGGGCGTCTCCACCATGCTCCGCAACGTGCTGGCCATGGGCGCCGATCGCGCCGTGCACCTCAAAGCCGACGGGGCGGGCTCCCCGCTCGCCGTGGCCGAAGCGCTGGCCGCGGAGATCCGGTCGCTCGCCGCGGATCTGGTGTGGTTCGGCAAGCAGGCGGTGGACGACGACGCGGCCCAGGTCGGGCCGATGGTGGCGGAGAAGCTCGGAGTTCCCTGCGCCACCGGCATCGCCAGGTTCGAGCTGAAGGAGCGCCTGGCCACCGTCGAGCGCGAAATCGAAGGGGGGCGCGAGGTGATCGAGCTGACCCTGCCCGCGGCGCTCACCACCGACAAGGGTCTCAACACCCCTCGCTTCGCTTCGCTCAAGGGCATCATGGCGGCCAAGAAGAAGCCCATCGACGAGAAACCGGTGACGCTGTCGTCCGGCGGCCTCGAAGTGCTTTCGCTCGCGCTCCCGCCGCCCCGCGGCGCGGGCCGCGTGGTGGGGCAGGGCGCGGCCGCCGTCCCCGAGCTGATTCGAGCGCTGCGCCAGGAAGCGAAGGTGATCTAG
- a CDS encoding NADH-quinone oxidoreductase subunit C — translation MSSLTPERVEERLQARFPGVAIRRQTGPAVRDFTLVLPVEQLVEMCEFLRDDPELDFAMLSWIAGCDYLPRAPRFEVVYNLLSLSHNLRLHLKVEVPEERARVPSLVGVWPTANWHERETFDFYGIEFSGHPDLTRILLPDDWVGHPLRKDSPLGYEEVAFTHNTPHRILPSPSLKKLKPKKVKYRAH, via the coding sequence GTGAGCTCGCTGACCCCCGAGCGCGTGGAGGAACGACTCCAGGCGCGCTTTCCGGGCGTGGCGATTCGGCGGCAGACCGGCCCGGCGGTGCGGGACTTCACCCTGGTCCTGCCGGTCGAGCAGCTGGTCGAGATGTGCGAGTTCCTGCGGGACGATCCGGAGCTGGATTTCGCGATGCTCTCCTGGATCGCCGGCTGCGACTACCTGCCGCGGGCGCCGCGCTTCGAAGTGGTCTACAACCTGCTCTCGCTGAGCCACAATCTCCGCCTCCATCTCAAGGTCGAGGTGCCCGAGGAGCGCGCGCGCGTCCCCTCGCTCGTCGGCGTGTGGCCGACGGCCAACTGGCACGAGCGCGAGACCTTCGACTTCTACGGGATCGAGTTCTCCGGACATCCCGACCTGACGCGCATCCTGCTGCCGGATGACTGGGTGGGACATCCGCTTCGCAAGGACTCGCCGCTCGGCTACGAAGAAGTGGCGTTCACGCACAATACCCCGCATCGCATCCTTCCCTCACCGTCGCTCAAGAAGCTCAAGCCGAAGAAGGTGAAATACCGTGCGCACTGA
- a CDS encoding XRE family transcriptional regulator: protein MTPATAAPSETTDTKLDPRDPSPIELGRRIKMFRISRGLTLKDLEERGGISATHVSEIERGKASPTVGALGRIARALGMRPATLVEAQLQPEFSVMRAKERESRALRWGQATFEPLTQPVHCAPFSGQLLTLPIGREPALTHAHEGEEWATVLSGVAEISVDGKPYVLREGDSLHFRSHRTHSYSNLSSDPAVLLLAGRPQLTL, encoded by the coding sequence ATGACGCCTGCCACCGCGGCGCCCTCCGAAACCACCGACACCAAGCTCGATCCCCGCGATCCCTCCCCCATCGAGCTCGGCCGGCGCATCAAGATGTTTCGCATCTCTCGCGGACTCACGCTCAAGGATCTCGAAGAGCGCGGGGGCATCTCCGCCACCCATGTCTCCGAGATCGAGCGCGGCAAGGCCTCGCCGACCGTCGGCGCCCTGGGTCGCATCGCGCGCGCGCTCGGCATGCGGCCGGCGACCCTGGTGGAAGCCCAGCTCCAACCCGAGTTCTCGGTGATGCGCGCGAAGGAGCGCGAGAGCCGCGCGCTCCGCTGGGGCCAGGCGACCTTCGAGCCACTCACCCAGCCCGTGCACTGCGCGCCCTTCAGCGGCCAGCTCCTCACGCTTCCGATCGGACGCGAGCCCGCCCTCACCCACGCGCACGAGGGCGAAGAGTGGGCGACGGTCCTGAGCGGCGTGGCCGAGATCAGCGTGGATGGGAAGCCCTACGTGCTTCGCGAGGGCGATTCGCTCCACTTCCGTTCCCATCGCACGCATTCGTATTCGAATCTGTCGAGCGATCCAGCGGTGCTGCTGCTCGCCGGCCGGCCTCAGCTCACTCTGTAG
- a CDS encoding molybdenum cofactor guanylyltransferase, whose protein sequence is MRTLGILLAGGRGSRLAQGSPKAKVLLEGETLFERAARELSAVCDEVVVVLPEDFELATSLPRVNDLIAAGGPLSALVAGLEARAFERALALGVDFPRLTASKLTRLLAAHGDHPATVPAPGGRPQPLTAVYSRTARLPLRQAFESGARAVTPAVMALGPRMLADHELRALGLAPGDFADLDRPEDLAAFESRARREA, encoded by the coding sequence ATGCGCACGCTGGGCATCCTGCTCGCGGGAGGTCGCGGCTCGCGCCTCGCCCAGGGGAGCCCCAAGGCGAAGGTGCTCCTCGAGGGGGAGACGCTGTTCGAACGTGCGGCGCGCGAGTTGTCCGCCGTCTGCGACGAGGTGGTGGTGGTGCTGCCGGAAGACTTCGAGCTGGCGACCTCGCTTCCGCGCGTGAACGACCTCATCGCCGCGGGAGGGCCGCTCTCGGCGCTGGTCGCCGGACTCGAGGCGCGGGCATTCGAGCGCGCGCTCGCGCTGGGGGTCGACTTTCCACGATTGACCGCCTCGAAGTTGACCCGATTGCTCGCCGCTCATGGCGACCACCCCGCCACGGTTCCTGCGCCGGGCGGCCGCCCTCAGCCGCTCACCGCCGTCTATTCGCGCACCGCTCGCCTCCCGCTGCGGCAGGCGTTCGAATCGGGTGCACGCGCCGTGACGCCGGCGGTGATGGCGCTCGGACCGCGCATGCTCGCCGACCATGAGCTCCGGGCGCTTGGCCTCGCTCCCGGCGACTTCGCGGATCTCGATCGCCCCGAGGACCTGGCCGCGTTCGAGTCGCGCGCCCGGAGGGAAGCGTGA
- a CDS encoding D-2-hydroxyacid dehydrogenase yields MASLRVLEYVRDPLAIWNLPPERLDALERQFPDVAFVSPKDREAADRELPAADVVYGWAVRPHNFASARRLKWIHVSAAGVGPLLFREMVESDVVLTNGRGLHSEAMAEHTLAVMFAFARKLHLARDAQRERRWTQNELWGEAPPFRELAGTALGLLGMGAVGGAIASRARALGMTVRAIVRNPRPDPAPAHELWPGSRLPELASISDWLVLAAPLTPATTGILGREVIARIPGHALLVNLGRGGLVDEPALIEALERRTLGGAALDVFAKEPLPAESPLWNLPHVILTPHVSGLGPHYWERATTMFADNLRAFLAGRPLANVVDKREGY; encoded by the coding sequence ATGGCGTCATTGCGCGTGCTCGAATACGTCCGCGATCCGCTCGCGATCTGGAATCTCCCGCCAGAGCGACTCGACGCGCTGGAGCGCCAGTTTCCGGATGTGGCCTTCGTCTCCCCGAAGGACCGCGAGGCGGCGGACCGTGAGTTGCCCGCCGCCGACGTGGTGTACGGCTGGGCGGTCCGGCCACACAATTTCGCCTCGGCGCGCCGGCTCAAGTGGATCCACGTGAGTGCTGCCGGAGTCGGGCCGCTCCTGTTCCGCGAGATGGTGGAGAGCGACGTGGTCCTCACCAACGGCCGCGGGCTCCACTCCGAGGCGATGGCCGAGCATACGCTGGCGGTGATGTTCGCCTTCGCGCGCAAGCTCCATCTGGCCCGCGACGCCCAGCGCGAGCGGCGTTGGACGCAGAACGAGTTGTGGGGCGAAGCGCCGCCCTTTCGCGAGCTGGCCGGGACCGCGCTCGGCCTGTTGGGGATGGGGGCGGTGGGAGGAGCGATCGCCTCGCGCGCCCGCGCTCTGGGCATGACCGTGCGCGCGATCGTGCGCAACCCGCGGCCCGATCCCGCGCCCGCACACGAGCTCTGGCCCGGTTCGCGGCTGCCCGAGCTGGCCTCGATCAGCGACTGGCTGGTGCTGGCGGCGCCGCTCACTCCGGCCACCACCGGGATCCTCGGACGCGAGGTGATCGCCCGGATTCCCGGTCACGCGCTGCTCGTCAATCTCGGGCGCGGCGGGCTGGTGGACGAGCCGGCGCTCATCGAAGCGTTGGAACGACGCACGCTGGGGGGCGCGGCCCTCGACGTGTTCGCGAAGGAACCGCTTCCCGCCGAGAGCCCGCTCTGGAATCTTCCCCATGTGATCCTCACTCCGCACGTCTCCGGGCTCGGGCCCCACTACTGGGAGCGCGCCACGACGATGTTCGCCGACAACCTGCGCGCGTTCCTCGCGGGCCGGCCGCTCGCCAACGTCGTCGACAAGCGCGAGGGGTACTGA